DNA sequence from the Juglans microcarpa x Juglans regia isolate MS1-56 chromosome 5S, Jm3101_v1.0, whole genome shotgun sequence genome:
TAATTGACCCACAAAGCATCTCCTTCAGCAAGTCCCTTCCATTTGATCAACACCTCTGCCCTAGCTTGAGTTTACTGCTGCACCATATAGCGATCTAGTATCAGCTCCAAGTCTAGCTTAAAAATTATGTTGGCAGTGATAGGTGGCAATGACTTCTTCAAACATGAGATATGGAAAATTGAGTGAACCCTAGCTTCAGGTGGGAGGTCCAATTGGTAAGTCACGATGTCAATCCATTCCAATATCTTGAAAGGGCCATAAAATTGGGGTGAGAGCTTTGAATTTTGATGAGTGACAATGGTCAATTGCCGATAAGATTGTATACGCAGGTAAACAAAATTCCCAATTTCTAACTCCCTCTCTGTTTGCTTCAAGTCTGCaaatttcttcattctttcttctgCAAATGTCAAATTTTGTTGAAGTAGGCGACTAAGTTAATCTCTGGTTCACAAAGTCTCATGTACTGCTTGTACTTGAGTTGTTCCTCGAGAGTACGGAAGTAGTTGAGGGAGAGGGTAACCATAGAGGGACTCAAAAGGTGTTAGCTTAGTGGAAGAGTGAATGTTGgtattgtaccaccactcagcCAAAGAAATCCATTTTGCCCAATCACGTGGCAATGAAACTTCAAAGGTATTGTTCCAACACATTTGTTTACAATTTCAGTTTGGTCTTCCGATTATGGATGATAGGCCAAACTAAATTGTAATGAAGTTCCTTGTAGCGTGAATAACTCTTTCCAAAATATGCTAGTGAACATAAGGTCTTTATCAGTGACTATTGGAGATGGCATACCATGCTATTTAAAGACATTATCCATGATAATATGGGCTATTTTAGAAGTTGTGTAAGAATGATGAAGAGCTACAAAATGACCATATTTAGTGAAACAATCAACGACCACCATAATAATACTGCAACCATTAGAAATAGGTAACCattcaataaaatccataaaaatgtCTTGTCATACCTTGGTTAGAATAGGTAAGAGTTTTAGTAGGCCTAGagtcaaaatattttcacttttgTTCCTTTGGCAATTGTCACATTCTCGTATGAAGTTTCTAATATCCCTACTCATCGCTTTCCAAAAAATTTTGATTGTGCATTATGGAAGGTCTTGTGAAAACCAGAGAACCATCCTTAGTGACAACAACGCAGCAGCTGAATGAGCTACTCCTTTAAGGAAGTATTAGCATCAACATAAATCTTTCCCTTGTAAAAAAGAATATCATATTTCCTAGAGTATTTGTTGGCGTCAAGCTAGCCTTTGTCAAATTGCTCCAATAATGAAATTAAGTCTGGTGAAGTGGCATAGTCAGCTTTTAATTTAGTCAGCCAAGTAGCCATAGGCTTCCTTGGTGCAAAACTTTCCCCTACTGGTTGTCTAGAGATTGCATCAGCCACACAATTTTTCCTTCCAACCTCCCGGCGGCCCGACCTCCTTCATGGCGAGGCCCGGGTCAAGCCTTTTAGCTACCAGACTATTTACCCTCCCCATGAGGGTCAATAGGCAGGTATAGTCTTTCGACTGCCCGACCTCCCTCACGATGATTCATGAGATAGCTGCCTGAGTACTTTACCTCCCCGTGAGGCTCAAACAACGAGTCTAGTATCTAGGTTACTCAACCTCTCTCACAGCAGAGCGTGGGTCTATGCTACCCAACATTACTCTCGAGATGACATCTCTACCAGCAAACGTCGAGTGATTACACTCGTGCCATAACCATTGCTAGCGGGTTACCTTCAGAAATGAGCTTTTGAGTTAACAGGGCATCTGAGCTCCACAACAACCTCGCACGAGTTACCTTTGGGAACGAGTTGATGGGATTGGCAACTCTCTAAGGTGGATCCATGGGATCGATAGGCTCCTTGACcacttagggctcgtttgttttcagagatgagatgagattaaagttaaaaagttgaataaaatattgttagaatatatttttttagtattatttttgttttaggatttgaaaaagttgaattgtttattttattttgtatagggatttgggaaagttgtaatgatgagatgagatgagatgttttctgaaaataaacgaggccttagtgcGGATTAGTACAAACAAACACTAACACTAATAGCAAAGTGGAAACACTAACACGATTCACATTGAAAGGGAAAAATCTACCAACACCATTGAAAACAAAAACGTTGGAAGAATAAATGTTGTTCGATAACAATAAACGTTCATACGAAACGAACTCAAAACCTATTTACCCTCCCCGTGAGAGTTAACAGGCGGGTCCAGCCCCTGCTATGGCTTGACTTCCCTCATGGTGAGGCATGGGAAAGGTCAGGGAATGCCCGACTACATACCCTCCCGTGAGAGTCAACAGGCAGGTCCAGCCTCTTGGCAACCCGACCTCCCTCACAATGAGGCGCGGGAAAGGTCAAGGACCGCCTGACATCTTACCTCCCCGTAAGGCTCAAAAGGGAGAGTTTAGTCTTCAAGATGCTCAACCTCCCTCATGAACGAGCGCGGGTCCAGCCTTTTGATTGCCCGACCTTCTATACGGTGAAATGTGGGTGCAACCTTtcaaccaaagttttgaatatcatACCGATCAAGgcattggaacgaaatattttgataccggtaccgtttcatGTACTGTTTcagaatagtcgatatatgaataaattatatatataaatatatataaattatattccaaaataatagtctatatatgaataaattatatataaatagccTAATCTGAATTAGgggtaaaaaaatgagcttatagtttgaaaaaatgaaaaaaaaaactaaaagccaAAATATCGGCTGGTATGGGCCAAAATACTGGCCAGTataggccgaaatatcggccagtACCAAATATATGTAATACCTGTACCGGACCAGTGGCCGGTATGGCATATACCAGTCGTACCAGCCAGTGCGGTACGGTATTTAAAACAATGCTTTCAATTGCCCAACCTCCTTCACGACGAAGTGCGGGTCCAACCTTTCGGTTACCCTACTTATCATCACTTTCATAATGAGTTGATAGGAGGGAAAGGTCAGAGACTGCCCGACCTCCTTTGCACCCAAATAGGCGAGCAAGCCACTTGACTGTCTGACCTCTCTTGTGCGCATAAAAGAAGAGCTCTGCGCTCGTGCCTAACGAGGTCGAGCCAGCCTCCCCCTTATCTAGCCAAGACGAGCTCCACACTCGCAACTAACACAATCGAGTCCATCTCACGCCTAGCCTCACGCTAGAAAATCTTCATTGTCTAACGCAAGTGAAACGGATAACTAGGAACCCACTCCCGAAATTCATTTCTCTATAAACTTCGGTGGGCTATTTCGATTGCATATTTCTTGTTCATGCCGTACAACAAGACCAGACCAGTGCTGGGAGCTCCACACTACACCGATCGAGGCCCTAATTGTCATAGCGGGTCGAGATGACTCTTTTCCCCCTTCCGGATTGTTGTGTGATTTTTGGGCATTAACACTGCTTGAAACTCAATGTGATGATCTTGAGTTCTTATAGGAAGTAAACCAATAAGAGTAcacaaaaaaaatggaattgATCTAATAAGGCTTGGATTTGAGGATTAGAATCAATAACAGAATTTAAAGAATTTGGAACTTCAAGTAGCTATTTTACCAGTCccctttttttcaattttagtagCACACCCAAATTCCTTACCATCCACAATTGATAATGCAGTAGGTGCTAGGCCTTGAAGTGTGATGTTTCTACCATTGAATGAGAAGGACATTGAGAGTCGAGAAAAGTCCCATAAAATTGGTCCCAAGGTTTTTAACCATTGTACACTTAAAACCATATCACATCCACCCAATGTTAGCACATGAAAATTGATACCTTGCATTTGGAAGTGAACTTGCTTTGTGATCTCATCACTACAAAGAGCCTTACCATTAGCCACCTTTATCGATAAATTCAATGTGTGATGAACAGACAATCAGGCCTTGGATATAATTTAGGGATCCAAATAATTGTGAGTACTCCTggtataaaaaagaatgaaagttCCAACACTTTGAATCTAGCCCAACAATCGTATAGTTTGTGGGCTTGGTGACCCTGTGATGGCATGGATGGAAATTCTAGATTTTGTCACTTGGGCTTCTTCTTTAACTGGCTTTGAACGTATCACCCCTTCTTTAAACCCTCAAGCGAATCAAGATAACTGATGAATGGGAGGACAAAGGATGGATAACCAACCGATTAGTGATCAAGCAAAACTATACCTGAAGAATGGGATACAAATTGACCAACCCGACATCTCTTTCACCTAATAATGTCTTCACTTCCATAGGCAATTCAGTAATAAGAATAGGAGAAAGACATTACCATTTTGAATAGAAGAGACAAAAGGGGTGGACGGGTGCCATGGTAACAAGTTGTGAGAAATAAAGATGAGCAGAGCATTCCTTCCATTGTtgattattattgattttatcttAGTGATTGAAGAGGAAGGCGACTTATCATAATGATCTTAAGCTAAAAGTGGGAAACCTGTGCACCATTTATATGAGACTAATCGGTACAATTGTTGAATCTAAAGACTAGTTTTATTTTGTACcaagtgtgtgtgtatgtgtgtgtatataaatatatatgtatgtatatatgtatgtatgtatgtgaaTTTATGTACAAACCTTTATGGATACTCAAAGGTATCTTTAGGTGAAACATATAAACTTTTTCACCAATATTGGTAGATATCCTCAAACATGCGAATAAAGTAACAAACTGTTAGCCGACCTAGAAGTGACTTTTCTCTCCTTCCTCTCCAAAAGGTACTACCCTTCAATAAAGACCACCTCTAAGGTGGAGGGAGGACACCAAAAGCCTAACTTTCTGGCCAACTTCCTTCAATTTCTTGCTTTTTTTATGCATCTTTAGGTTAGGCTTTTGCTTTTGTAGGATGATACTTGTACCCATGATTTGTTGCCCTACAACCCATATAGACATAGCCATGCGCCAGCTTTTCACCTTCGTCCTTGTTTTGACAATGCCTACCCTGTCTCAAACTAATGTGCGTGTGATTCATGCTGCCTTTGGTGTGAGTGGATCTCACATGCCATCACCTAGGCCTGTGCATATGACCTGGTAGCCCGAGTGACCCGGctcgacccgacccgacccgacccgaatcGACATGTTTCGGGTTGTTAAATGCTCGGTTCACCAACTGGATAAATGACGAGTTTGGATTTCAAGCATTAAATCGACTGACTTTCCTACCTTCAAACTTCAGTTctcttaaaaccctaaattaCAAGCCAAACCCCCCAATTGCTTTCTTCCCGAAATGGTGCTAGTGGGTCTCGTAATCCCGCGGTGGCACGAAGCCGAAGAAATGCAATCTCGACATCATTTTTAACGGCTTCTATAGTGTAGTACACTCTCAATCTGAAAGCTTTCGCAAGATCTCAAGATTACAAACCAAACCCCCCCAGTTTCTTTCATCCCAAAATGGCTATAACTGAGCACAATCTATAACATTGTTAAATAACATTGAGCGGGTTCCTCTTCCTTTGCTTCGAGCGGAGAGAATATGTGCCTCACAAGAGTTACAGAGCACTGCAACAATAACAACATTCAGGTTCAATGGAAGACTTAGACAATGAGTCTAAAAGAGGCGGTGAAAGAGCTGGAAACGCGTCGGCCAATGAGCTGTCACCTTGGAAGCAAGACCAGTTCTTGCCGAATGCGAACGTGAGCCGGTCATGAAGAAGGCACTGCCAGTGAACGCAAAGATCACAAAGGATGCTAAGGAGATGGTGCAAGATTGCGTTTGGTTGGTTGATGGAATCAGAGTGgttgtgaaaaatgaaagaCTTTTCTGGTTGGGAGAGAAATCTAGTTGGAACGCTTGGGTCTGCAAATGAAGGTGAAGGATCcaaagcaaagaagaagaatgggtTTGACCCAATCCAAAAGTTACATGTCAGATTGGGTCGGATTGGTGGGGCTTTTTCTTGCGGTCGGGTCGGGTTGATCTTAAATCTGGTTTGGGTGGGTCGCTGTGCAGGCCTACCATCACCTCCTTTTCCCCCAAATTATCTCTAACCACCATCCATCCGCGTTAAACCACTTGTCATGGGCTTGCCCAGCTAATTCTCCTCCCCGTCGTCTAGCTAACCAACTCTTGACCTTCGCTTAAGCACATAGTGCCAATGAAAAAACCAACAACAACCACACACCGCCACCCATGCTCCTCCATATAACCTACTCACAGTCACCTACTCGTCAAAACTAGTCCAATCACCGTAGGCACCAGATTTGGGTtgctttattataattattattattttgtgtaagtATTTTGAACCTTCTAGGCTTCTTGTATCAAGTTCTTTGAAGTGTTTGCCGCTCTCTTCACTTTCCAAAAGTCCGTgtgtgcttttttattttttgtttttgtcggGAAGTGgctatttctttttaataacaATATTTGGAAAGGCGCAGGATATGAAATTGGAGATCTTCAACCTCTTATTGCAAGAATCCCTCCCAGTGGCCGATTCAAAGCAATCCAATATATAGTTTGATTGTGGATTGCATCAAATGACTGACGGTCATTTATGGGACCAAACTATCTTTTAGTATTATTGCccgaatatttttatttcacgCATTGTTTGTATCTATCGTTTTGGAGTAGCTATTGGGAACCTCACCTCATAATGTAcgattctttatatataattctcttTGAAAGGTACATATAAATGATCCTAAAATAATGTCTTGGTTTTAGATCAAATTATTAGATCCATATTAGAAACAGATCAACCATAAATGTTCACTGGATTTTCACCCATACAATAATATCTAATGCTCGATGCCTATATTATCAAAACATGCAGAAGAATGAGTAGCACATGACCAAAACAAAGGAGgtgaaggaggaggagaagggtAAGACGAACAAGAAGAGTAATTTGGGGATGTATTATTGTTGAGAGGATTTGGAATCATGAATGGCATGACCACATCTTCAAGCAACCCTTGTGGGACGACCATTCCTTCTGGGTCCCATTCCTGTGGACAGTCCAAAGATGTTCTTAAGAatagctgctgctgctgctgctgctgctgctgcagaTCAGGAGGAGTGGTAAGATCTGCTGAGCTTTCTTGAAGTTCCTGCAATATTTGCTGGGTTTGATCATGTGTCTTCTTGGCCTTCTTGATGGTTGGACTAATAGGCTGGGATTCAGCAGGTATGAAGTGTGGGTAGGCAAAGTGTAAGTGGAGTCCTTCATAGGTGATGAGGAGTGTCTGTGGGTCCTCGCTTGACCTCTCTACCTGCTTCTTTGCATTGCACCTCGGGTTGGTACACCTGTAATAGCTCCTGTATGCCATCAAAACtcacatattaagaaaaatgagaattagAAAACCTGTTAAGTGAGAACATTCATCTTTTatatagtctttttaaaatataagtttataaatacgTGAGTTGGACCTAGTTACACAttgacaaataaataaaaataacaaaatttttaaGAGTTCAATATGTTGAAGAATAATCTCACAGTGTCTGTGGACAAGAtcttgaatatatttataagaaatgagcaattatctcttgtagaaccgattttataaaataaattaggctcatgaatttcttcacaatattacacaaaaaaaatgacaaacgGGATGATAAGAAATACGAAactcttcttcttattattattattattattttttgttttgttttaacaAGTAAAGGTAAAGCTTACTTGAAGCAACAATTTAAAATGACTAGCCGTATTTGGAGGAAAAAACTAAAAGAGGACATTCTCCATTATCTACCAGAGAGTTATTCCAATTATTGCAGGTACGTGCTAAAGAGATAATGCAGAAAGAGACAGTAGTTTGAATCATTTGATAATGAACATGACAGAGCCAATCTagattaattcaaaaaattttaacGGCATATCACGTGTTTGGCTTCCAACAGCAAAGACAACATCTAGCCCGTTTACCGAGGTACAAGCCGAATTATACATTAACGCATATTTGAATCAAGAAAAATCTATTCTATCGTCattttttcatcacaaataagtttacaaataaaatataataaatatattaacaatacAGAAGAGTGCAATCCCGATAGATAGTCTGGcagtttttactttttccagcgcaaaaataataaagacaacAATTAGAAACAGAGCTTGCATGCTATGTATCATACCAAGCTCTTCTTCGGGTCCTCAAACACCTTTTTTGGGCCCTTTTGGTGATCAAGAAAGTGATGATCAGAGGGAAAATAAAGACGTAGGAGAAAGATCATACCTAGGATGTGGACTATTCTTAATGGCTTTCTGTCCGTATTTCCTCCATTTATATCCGTCATCAGCCATCGCATTAATACCGTAGCTCTTGATTTTCAGTGTGTTCTTATTCTCAACCTTGTTCAGACATCTCTCCATTAACGCAGAAATTCTGCAACAGAAATTATGTAAACATGTCATGATCAGATGAGACTCGAATTCTCCATAATCTTACGTTttacaattttcaaaaaaaaaaaaaaaatgttttgaagGGATcgagttcaaacttcaaacctGGGTTGTGAAAGTTCTTGGTGTTGGTGATCCTTTGAGGTCGTCGCAGAAAATGCATCCTCAAGATCTTCAGATATTGTTGGCTCGGAGTAGACAGTACTAGTTGAGATGAGCCGGTTCATAATAGCATCTTCCGCCGGTTCGGTGGTCATCTCCGGCAGCAGAAACAAAGGAGACTGATTGTCGAGAAGCTCTCTAATGAGTTCATCTTCCAAACCATCCGGCCACGTCGCCCTTAGTTCCTCCATTGTTATCCTTATCTAGGATAAAATATCCCAGCCGTGCCTTAAGAATAGgaaccaaagaagaagaagaagatcttgagagagagagagaggaggacaTTGTGCTGTCTACGTGGTTGCCTCTTGACTTTAAAAGTAAGAGTTGATATGTTTCTGTTTCGTCTGTATTCGGCGTTGACTTTAGAGTTACTTGCACAGAAAGGTAAATTGACTGAAATTTAGTAAGATCTTTGTCAAATTGATGGTTCAGAATCGAGTTAGGTCATTTAAAGGATGGAGTCCATACGTTGGTGATATATATGAACGCTGAAATACTAGAGCTGTAACTGTCATCAATGTTTTGTAGTTCATATCTGTGACTTTGTTGCATACTCTGTATTTTCATATGGTATCTTTCTGTCTTTGTCTTCTTATTGTGTTCTGATATGGTGGACCATAGCCAAAGTCAGCCACTAAAGATTGCttcaacttctctctctctctctctccccaacaTTTGACAGCTTATTTGAAGTGAACCTCCTCATGCATgaccaacatatataaacaaacatgCATGGCATCTGAGGAAAACAAGGGAAAAGGGaaggatggaaaaaaaaaaaatatatcaaagctgctgtaaaagaaattaatttccatgaaCAAATTAAACTGACTTGCATTGCAGGGAATGAAGTGATCAAGAAAATCCATGGAATATTGCTGGAGTCctcaatataaatacatatatacttGCATCTAATTAATCAAGACATCATTATATCGGTTTTATAAGTCTCTGCAAATGGGAATTACATGATCGGTAAGTATCCATCAAAATTCCTTTACACATGCTGCACCGTATAATATAGCCAGTTGCTGGTGTCTTAAATAAGCTATCTCGGCTTTGACTTTGTGAATGCAATAGAACCAATAGCAGGGCGGCACTGCGACCGACCCAATGCTTAAAAGGACAATGGAGTTGACTGTCGGAATTATTATATATGGCCTTGATCAGTTGTCAGCTGTGGCGTCGCTTAGCTAAGTGGGGGCATGCTGAATTAGACCAAATCttgacaagaagaagaagaaaaaaggtcaATACAGTTGCATGTGGTGGCGAGGTGGGCTCGTGTGAGGATGAGGTCCCACGTGTCGATAATCACGTGTGTGGAGGATGGAGCGGTTCGAGCTGTCCATATCCCTGCTGCCTGCCACTGCATCAGAGAGCTCCGACTCTATCCATGCAAAAGAAGTGgccataaataaaaattaaaaattaaataaaatattattaaaatatattttttaatattatttttattttaaaatttaaaaaaattaaattgtttattttattttatgtaaaaatttaaaaaaattataatgattaaataaaatgagatgaaaatttttataaaaataaacgatgCCTAACACACCCGGTCGTAAGGGCAAAAGTGTCGGGACCTAATTCTTTCCCATCATCTTCCTTTGGGATCTTTGAATATAGACGGCCAcacaattttctctctttccttctaaataatattgtttgtcACGCTTATTTcatccattaatttgttatatgaATCATGTTACAATTTTCGCTTATTCTCTTTCACCAAGatcttctccattttttttattccacaaATAAATACACATAAAATAAGTTCCATGCACACATTCCATTTACGAGTAAAATGAACCATATCTCAAACAACATGTATCATCGCCATCgcaaattacaatttttttttttttttataaatcaagatTATAATTTGATTGGTCACGTAGCTCATTCTGATAAGATTCAAATAAGAgatacatttaaattatattatacttttaATTCTATGCTCTAATATAATGATAAATCATCActtctagagagagaaaatgcaagaaaagagaaagaaaaaaagctaACTAGAGTCATGATAGGTCCCGGTATTGAGATCAATATGAATGAAAACAAATGATAGAAAAGAGATCATTCTCCACTTGGGGTGCGAAGGAAACCACAGTCACAGTATGAACAATTTACAAATTACCAGACAATGACTATTTTTCTAAACACACATTACTTATACTACAACCCCACATAAATGCCACATACAACACTACATAACTGCCATGCACCTATTCAGTTGCAACGTATCTACATAGTCACACATATAGTAATGGTTAACATAATAACTGCTATTCTACAAATAACGGTTGTAGATGATCTTGGGCATGCAAATAACTGTCCTCTATTACACAATAACTCCCATTCTCTATGTCCAAACATTTCCAAAAGCTTTGGGGTCTATCAATTGCCTTCCCCTCCACTGGAACCTTGTCCCCAAGATTCACTCGTAAACTTTGCCTTGAATTCTGAATTTTTAAATACTTCTTGAACTGCAACTTCATGCTTCCATTGCGGTGGTCCTTCAATTAGAAAGGCTTGTGATGTGTTGCAACGATGCCCTGGAGTAAATTTCCCATTACAACTTGTGTGGAGGATTTTCCCCCTTACATGTGGCCCAGGAGGCCCAGTCAAGCCCGACCCAAGACGAAAGGACACAGATCCAGTCCGCTAAAAGGATCTGCTGTACACGACTTGTGGGAGAGACGGTGCAGCTGAGGATGGGACTCGTCGAGACTCGTTGGTCTGAGGTTCCTTAGATAATGTCCAGTCATCGAGTGCACAACGTGTAGAGGATCGTCGATCTGCTGACAGAGAAAGCATGAGACTAGGGGAAAAGTAGACCAAGGGGAGAAGGCTggagaaccacgccgcatttaatggCTCTGCAGCCCGAGCAGCATGCCAAATTAAAGATTCTAACAAAATGAATAGTACGAGGACTCCAGATTTCATAGCGACAAGCTTGATCTGCTCACCAAACTTCTAGTATAAATAGTTGATCCCAGGTACGAGGATACTTTCTCTGACTTTTAAgctttcttacttatttactacactaAAAAAACATTTACTGATTTTAGCATTGGAGGCTCTCCGACCCTTAGGCCGCTCTCTCAAAGCCGCATTCATTCCTCTCTTTGCAGGACTCGTTGTGAAGACCTAGGTTGTTGGAGTCTAGCCCAagggtgtgcgaaacacgataTCAACACAATTAAAGCACAAACCTCGTTCACGCCTTCGTTGCATTTCATCCCATGAAAGCTTTTTCGCTTGTGTCGCTATCGGTTTTGATTGTTGGATTAAAGTAGCTTGTGTCTCCATCAGAAATATCGCCCTACTTATCTcctattagttttttttttcttctgagaCAGTCATTCATCACGCATTCTAGCCAACAATATCGTTTCACTAAGAGTTGTTAGACGAAACATCTGGGCTTCTTCTGATATGTCCTCTCTAAGACCCCCGAAAAAAGCTCCTATCAATGCGTTTTGTGGCAACCTTTCTACTCGATTGGCCAATCTTTCAACTCCCACTGATAATCACGTAGTGTCCCTGTCTGCTTGATGTGAGAATCTTGCCCAAAGTTCCTGCTCAAAGATCTCCCAAGTGATTGATTGTTCCTTACCTTTATAAGCCTTTTGTAACCATTGCAACCACTGGTTGGCTTCTCCCTCTCAATAAAATGCAGCGTTTTGCACCTTCTGATCATGGGTTGTCCCTTGACACCCGAAATATTGATCAACTCGGTTTAGCCATTCAATTGGATCATCAGCTGTGAACTTTGGAAAGTCTAACTTTCCTCCCCTTGCATCAAATTGCGTATAACTTGAATCTTTGCTGTTTTTGGAAGAAGATTGTGATTCTTTTGTTGTAGGATTCTTCATTTGACGCCTTGGCATTTCATTTAGTAGTGCCTTAATCTCCTTTACGGCATTGTCCAATTGTTGCATTCGGTCAAATGTTCCAGCCTCAAGATGTTGTAGACCTTCATGTACATGTTGCACATTAGTTTCCAATTTCTCAGTGCGCTCCTTGGTCATGGCCATACCTGTAAGACCCAGGCGACGTGAGGCTCGGACCCATGCGTGAAATGGCTCAGCCATTTCACTATCTTGAAGACTTTCCGCACGACGCCGTTTTGGGAGGTTAGTATTTCTTCCTCTGTTTCCGTTTCTTCCTCCCTTCTTTCTCGCACATTCAGTTTTCCCATTTTGGTTTCATTTCCTCCCGCATCCCTCTCTCCCACgttactcttttttcttctgtttcatTTCAGTTTTTCTCCTCGTCGATTTCAGTTGCTATTGCCAAAAACTCTTGCTCTTAATCTCGTCATTTTCAGTTCttcctcaaaatcatttctcagcTGTTGAGACTCTCCATTGCAGCAGTACACACAGTTTCTCTCTCGCGTCCCTCTTGCGCAGTGTTTCATCTTCAGGTAAATCTCCCTCTTTGCTCTCAAGTTGACGCCTTCCTCTTAGTttatttctctggttttatGCATTTCTGACTTCAAATTGTTCCAGGTGGTGCCGTTGTGTTCTTCCCCACTCCAAAATCCCTTATTGACACTCATTCTCTTACGGTCCAGTTGGTTTCACTTCTGTCTGCTCAGTGTTTAATCTCTTTGCTGTGGTTTGGCTTGAACTCTGTTGAACGGGTAAGGAAGCCGTGAACCACTCTCTTTCATGGTGTAGTTTATGACTTTTAATTGTTTGAGCATGGGAAGGATTTCTTCTGTTTATAATCAGAGTCGAGGGCTTAGTAAATATgatggtttggttgttgatgaagGAGTATAATTTCGGAATTTTTGTTGAGGTGCTGTGGTATATTGTTGGGTTGACGTGGGGTGTAGGATGAGTTCTGTATTTGTTCAGGGTTATGTTAGTTGTTCtgagttttgaaatatttgggttGGAGGTACGGTAAAGCATTTGGATACTCTTTTGAGTAGGTGCTGTTTTTATATTGGTGGGTTGGTATTTTTGACCATTGAagtagattaatattttatttataaggttGACGTTGATCTTGGGGAATGTTTAGGATAATACCAAAG
Encoded proteins:
- the LOC121268487 gene encoding probable WRKY transcription factor 49 — its product is MEELRATWPDGLEDELIRELLDNQSPLFLLPEMTTEPAEDAIMNRLISTSTVYSEPTISEDLEDAFSATTSKDHQHQELSQPRISALMERCLNKVENKNTLKIKSYGINAMADDGYKWRKYGQKAIKNSPHPRSYYRCTNPRCNAKKQVERSSEDPQTLLITYEGLHLHFAYPHFIPAESQPISPTIKKAKKTHDQTQQILQELQESSADLTTPPDLQQQQQQQQQLFLRTSLDCPQEWDPEGMVVPQGLLEDVVMPFMIPNPLNNNTSPNYSSCSSYPSPPPSPPLFWSCATHSSACFDNIGIEH